From Marivirga harenae, one genomic window encodes:
- a CDS encoding TonB-dependent receptor domain-containing protein, with product MQNVRNNTLKLFILILISLGSHSAWAQTTSVSGKLVDAKTKEPLAYANVSVLDANDEIVTGTVTPESGVFQFQVESGEYNLRIQFISYQTINRKLVANTSTIDFGTIELSEDVNQLSEVEVVARRPQMEMKLDKRVFNVGEDLSNIGSNAESLLDNLPSVTVDIEGNVSLRGSGNVRILIDGRPSGLVGISGGSALRQIQADMIERVEVITNPSARYEAEGNAGIINIIMKKEKKGGFNGSVSTNLGYPYIGGINSNLNYRKGSLNLFGAYGITYRENFGGGYIDQEFTPEDTTYSTYVDRQRERSGISQNARFGLDYSFDESTTVTGSFLYRISDENNLSNNFYDDYDGIDRSTRELVRRSVRIQDEKEDEEVLEYELNFTKTFGGNDEHKLTADIQYRNNTETEDSDLRNERFVISQNQFVDSIQQRSLINEFSENILLQANYVKPIGENRSFEAGWRSTLRTITNEYEVTQEVEGQEADSILSDFTNDFIYNEDVHALYAIYNSELNKFTYQIGLRAELTDISTRLKSPVDTTNARDYLNLFPSVFMTYEFNKLHSLQASYSRRFDRPGFRSLNPFSNFNDDRNIRIGNPNLNPEFTDSYEVGLVNNFSDATLYSGLYYRRTTGVTERINTVIDGITYAQPQNLAERNSIGIENNYSHDLNDWWRLNGNLNVFYSETYGVVNEQVFSAETFTASGRATSQMSFSNDFNMQLSAFYRAPQQTTQGTRKAFYMVDLGFSKEVLNNKGTLALNVRDLLNSRKWRTTTVGEDFFYDSEFQWRTTTVTLSFDYRINSNKKKKEGNREGGEFEGGGDEY from the coding sequence ATGCAAAACGTGAGAAATAATACTCTTAAATTATTTATTCTAATTCTAATCAGTTTAGGTTCCCATTCAGCTTGGGCGCAGACTACAAGCGTGAGCGGAAAGTTGGTAGATGCTAAAACTAAGGAGCCATTAGCTTATGCAAATGTAAGTGTTTTGGATGCAAATGATGAGATTGTTACTGGAACAGTAACTCCAGAATCTGGTGTTTTCCAGTTTCAGGTCGAAAGCGGAGAATACAATCTAAGAATTCAGTTTATTTCTTATCAGACTATTAATAGAAAATTAGTAGCAAATACAAGTACAATCGATTTTGGAACTATTGAACTAAGTGAAGATGTAAATCAACTTTCAGAAGTAGAGGTTGTGGCCAGAAGACCGCAAATGGAAATGAAGTTGGACAAAAGAGTTTTTAACGTAGGAGAAGATCTTAGTAATATTGGAAGTAATGCAGAATCGTTATTAGATAATCTCCCTAGTGTGACCGTTGATATTGAAGGAAATGTTTCACTCAGAGGTAGTGGAAATGTTAGAATTTTAATCGATGGACGACCTTCCGGATTAGTCGGAATTAGTGGGGGTTCCGCATTAAGACAAATTCAAGCGGACATGATTGAAAGGGTTGAGGTTATTACAAATCCATCAGCAAGATATGAAGCAGAAGGCAATGCCGGGATTATCAATATCATTATGAAAAAAGAGAAGAAGGGTGGTTTTAATGGGAGTGTAAGTACTAATCTGGGATATCCATATATAGGTGGAATAAATAGTAATCTTAATTATAGAAAGGGTAGCCTTAATCTCTTTGGAGCTTATGGAATAACTTACAGAGAAAATTTTGGCGGTGGTTACATTGATCAAGAATTTACTCCTGAAGATACTACCTATTCTACTTACGTGGATCGTCAAAGAGAAAGAAGTGGGATATCACAAAATGCTAGATTTGGTTTAGATTATAGTTTTGATGAGAGCACAACAGTTACTGGATCATTCTTGTATAGAATTTCAGATGAAAATAATTTAAGTAACAATTTTTATGACGATTATGATGGAATTGACCGCAGCACTCGTGAGTTGGTAAGGCGCTCTGTTCGAATTCAGGATGAAAAAGAAGATGAAGAGGTTCTGGAATATGAGCTGAATTTCACTAAAACCTTTGGTGGTAACGATGAACATAAATTGACAGCTGATATTCAGTACAGGAACAATACGGAAACCGAAGACTCAGATTTGAGAAATGAAAGGTTTGTAATTTCTCAAAATCAATTTGTAGACAGCATTCAGCAAAGGTCATTGATCAATGAATTTTCCGAAAATATTCTACTACAAGCTAATTACGTTAAACCAATTGGTGAAAATAGGTCATTCGAAGCAGGGTGGAGAAGTACTTTAAGAACTATTACTAATGAATATGAGGTTACTCAAGAAGTAGAAGGGCAAGAAGCAGATAGTATTTTAAGTGATTTTACTAACGATTTCATTTATAATGAAGATGTACATGCTTTGTACGCAATTTATAATAGTGAACTTAATAAGTTTACGTATCAAATAGGCTTGCGAGCAGAGTTAACAGACATTAGTACACGCTTAAAATCTCCTGTCGATACCACAAACGCAAGAGATTATTTAAACTTGTTCCCGAGCGTTTTTATGACTTATGAATTCAATAAATTACATTCATTGCAAGCCAGCTACAGCAGACGGTTTGACCGTCCGGGATTTAGGTCTTTGAATCCTTTTTCAAACTTTAACGATGATAGAAATATAAGAATAGGGAATCCAAACTTAAACCCGGAATTCACGGATTCCTATGAGGTAGGTTTAGTGAATAATTTTAGTGATGCTACACTATACAGCGGATTGTACTACAGAAGGACTACTGGAGTAACAGAACGAATAAACACTGTGATTGATGGTATTACTTATGCACAGCCACAGAATTTGGCAGAACGCAATTCCATTGGGATAGAAAATAATTATTCTCATGATTTAAATGATTGGTGGAGATTGAATGGAAACTTAAATGTTTTTTATTCAGAAACCTATGGTGTAGTAAACGAGCAAGTTTTCTCTGCTGAAACCTTTACTGCATCAGGTAGAGCTACTTCTCAAATGTCGTTCAGTAATGATTTTAATATGCAATTAAGTGCATTTTATAGAGCTCCCCAACAAACTACACAAGGAACTCGAAAAGCATTCTATATGGTTGATTTAGGCTTTAGCAAAGAGGTTTTGAATAATAAGGGAACCTTAGCTCTTAATGTGAGGGATTTATTAAACTCTAGAAAATGGAGAACAACCACAGTCGGAGAAGATTTCTTTTATGATTCTGAATTTCAATGGAGAACCACGACAGTAACACTTTCTTTTGATTATAGAATTAATTCTAATAAAAAGAAAAAGGAAGGGAATAGAGAAGGTGGTGAATTCGAAGGTGGTGGAGACGAGTATTAG
- a CDS encoding sensor histidine kinase: MRLITKIVLIFLGLSFIVFVIGGIVTIQIISNEVKKEERWFLQERLSSTEKYIERRQPTKDIIRDKVIILPQEDSIAINNVIFSDTIVHHSTLERPEQHNKLEVGKKIEGRFYKIILYDIIIEQDDIVDGIVESLVKTYILLLTVVLLGSWLLSRRLLKPFEATLSAIKKFDIKENESFILPSTDTKEFKRLNEFIDQMSQKVMADYQSLKEFTENASHEIQTPISIAKGKLELLQEGNLDQEQKKLVLEASKSLTNLSKLGNTLTLLAKIDNQEFEQKESVEVSITLEDFIDEYEELIYLKGINFSKKIDEDVRWNIHPVLLEILVTNLLNNAIKHNLVENGFIKIYLEKNQLIIENSGKPLSHKPELLFARFKKGNQSSSSLGLGLAIIQKICKVSGLKINYINKEQLHQITIES; the protein is encoded by the coding sequence ATGCGACTAATCACCAAAATAGTATTAATATTTCTTGGACTATCATTTATTGTTTTTGTGATAGGGGGTATAGTGACTATTCAAATTATATCTAATGAAGTTAAGAAAGAAGAGCGTTGGTTTTTGCAAGAGCGACTGAGTTCTACAGAAAAATATATTGAAAGAAGACAACCTACCAAAGATATAATACGCGATAAGGTCATCATTTTGCCTCAGGAAGATTCTATTGCAATAAATAATGTCATTTTTTCAGACACCATAGTTCACCACAGTACCTTAGAAAGGCCAGAACAACACAATAAATTAGAAGTTGGTAAGAAAATTGAAGGGCGGTTTTACAAAATCATTCTGTATGATATTATTATTGAGCAAGATGATATCGTTGATGGGATAGTAGAATCCTTAGTAAAAACCTATATCCTTTTGCTGACAGTAGTTTTGCTGGGAAGCTGGTTACTGTCTAGACGACTGCTGAAACCTTTTGAAGCTACACTTTCCGCAATTAAGAAATTTGACATTAAAGAAAACGAATCATTTATATTACCTAGTACGGATACTAAGGAGTTTAAGAGACTAAATGAATTTATTGATCAAATGTCACAGAAAGTGATGGCAGATTATCAATCACTAAAGGAGTTTACAGAAAATGCCAGTCATGAAATACAGACTCCTATAAGTATTGCTAAGGGAAAACTTGAACTCCTTCAAGAAGGTAACTTGGATCAAGAACAAAAGAAATTAGTGTTAGAGGCATCAAAGAGTTTAACTAATTTATCTAAACTGGGAAATACTTTAACACTTCTAGCAAAAATTGACAATCAAGAATTCGAACAGAAGGAAAGTGTTGAGGTCAGTATCACTTTGGAAGACTTTATTGACGAGTACGAGGAATTGATCTATCTAAAGGGGATCAATTTTAGTAAAAAGATTGATGAAGATGTGCGGTGGAATATTCATCCTGTGCTGCTCGAAATCCTTGTAACCAATCTGTTAAATAATGCAATAAAGCACAATTTAGTTGAAAATGGGTTTATTAAGATTTATCTAGAAAAAAATCAATTGATTATTGAGAATTCAGGTAAACCATTAAGTCACAAGCCGGAATTGCTATTTGCACGTTTCAAAAAAGGAAATCAAAGTAGTTCTTCCTTAGGATTGGGTTTAGCCATCATTCAAAAAATCTGTAAGGTGAGTGGATTGAAAATTAATTATATCAATAAGGAACAGCTTCACCAAATCACCATAGAAAGCTGA
- a CDS encoding response regulator transcription factor, whose translation MKVLIVEDQLELAKNIQEYLKNEGFQTSVAPDFFTATDKLAAYEYDIVIIDLMLPDGNGMDLLYSIRADRKSIGTLILSAKNSIDDKVRGLDAGADDYLGKPFHLLELASRLKAIYRTRKQESSNMIELGKIFIDTGKKEVSVEDQKLDLTKKEYEMLLFFANNSKRVLTKQNIAEHLWGDFIDQSDSFDFVYQHIKNLRKKIQKATGTDILETVYGMGYKLRTL comes from the coding sequence ATGAAGGTTTTAATTGTTGAAGATCAACTAGAATTGGCTAAAAATATCCAAGAATACCTTAAAAATGAAGGTTTTCAAACTAGTGTTGCGCCAGATTTTTTTACAGCTACTGATAAATTGGCCGCTTATGAATACGATATTGTCATTATCGATTTAATGCTACCCGATGGAAATGGTATGGATCTATTATATTCAATAAGAGCAGACCGGAAAAGTATTGGAACATTAATCCTGTCAGCTAAAAACTCCATTGACGATAAAGTAAGAGGCCTTGATGCGGGGGCGGATGATTACTTAGGTAAGCCATTCCATTTATTGGAGTTAGCTTCACGTTTGAAGGCCATCTACCGAACTCGAAAGCAAGAAAGCAGTAACATGATTGAGCTTGGTAAGATATTTATTGACACGGGAAAGAAGGAGGTCAGTGTAGAAGACCAAAAACTTGACTTAACAAAAAAAGAATACGAGATGCTTTTGTTCTTTGCCAATAATTCAAAAAGAGTGCTCACTAAGCAAAACATTGCGGAACATCTTTGGGGTGATTTTATTGACCAAAGCGATTCTTTTGACTTTGTTTATCAGCATATAAAAAATTTAAGAAAAAAAATTCAGAAAGCTACAGGGACAGATATACTGGAAACAGTTTATGGGATGGGTTATAAGCTTAGAACTTTATAA
- a CDS encoding PAS domain-containing hybrid sensor histidine kinase/response regulator: MENQNQSIASELKDSNQRLLEAQQLAKIGSWEINVDSGMIQWSPVVYDIFECTPDSYKPTLSSYKKFVHPDDEEKVTKEDIHAFKTGYFNLIHRVITKKGNVKYVHQIASQIKKGKGIIFRGTIQDVTQLKETEQALSIEKKRLDIIISSSNLGTYDWDKKKGLYFYNEYYANILGYTKDELTTLRLEEWIQSVHPDDLAEMRNYLIARQGQAVIKYEFEVRLRHKLGHWVWVLNNGQVENLSDNLVPSEHSGIIIDISERKMAQIELDRTKALLQQTNEITKTGGWSWNLKTGKIDWTQNTRSICEVGENYQPNYEEIFNFLYDKSKIPYLKSKIEASFELREKFEIETQLLSGKGRKFWVKIIGIPEIQQNTLHRLYGTVQNIEEQKHNEFQLNEKTKQYNELVENIPIGVYKLNRKGELNYMSPPFKNIIGIGNREIDTDEFATEIVHPDDLEYFLKANNDALENYQYFNLEFRIIAKGKTKWVKATSQPNQDLEGNWYWFGTLSDITFRKSTEIKIQENEKQLQNIISSMTEALLFYDKDGIIRSMNDSAAQILDLQKSDVVGNSLSKTIIKLLDENGNELKSEGHPVGIALKEKKSFNDIRVQLFNIRTKKTIWIAANIKIVDEVDTYWALVTFNDITDRVKSEKQLLEAKKLAESANKAKSTFLANMSHEIRTPLNGVIGFSDLLRNTNLNKLQADYTKHIYNSAHSLLGIINDILDFSKIEAGKLSLQYEEINGLKLVESAAAFITYQSSQKNIELVIDYQTEVPHFFQADELRLRQILINLLGNAIKFTEKGTILLRVGMKNKSNHLRFEVIDTGIGINKEQQKNIFSAFEQADVSTTRKFGGSGLGLTISNKLLKMMGSKLKLKSEPKQGSNFFFDIRLTEKDVSKKRWTDKVEFKNIQKVLLVDDNLFLSKSLRDFLQMFGLDVLVKSSAIEAHKTIVQKQNLDLLIIDEEMDNIDGIELLTMLKEKKMIDTTPIIILHKHIDSKIFISQYIDDDNIYKVPKPVVNSELIEAIQNIEKGIEGPESPEPKSIEKNILEESMQLKKILVAEDNEVNKFLITRILENVLPQSELIHAENGEIAVDRYKKDKPDLILMDIQMPVMSGIEATEIIRAYEKSGERTPIIALSAGVLKEEKENALKAGIDDFLEKPLIQEDLINALKKLKFEGKINEIRKIDGENNIQKFNKNDLLKRLNHNEEHYVSFINLAVQNLQTFERQINETIEIENILALRTVLHKLKGTALAACFENLALLIDQFDRPSFYNQQVTQYMKSKILPELNKVIDILNHEVNQGK; the protein is encoded by the coding sequence ATGGAAAATCAAAATCAATCTATTGCTAGTGAATTAAAAGATAGTAACCAAAGATTATTAGAAGCACAGCAATTAGCAAAAATTGGCAGTTGGGAAATCAATGTAGATTCTGGGATGATACAGTGGTCTCCGGTTGTATATGATATCTTTGAATGTACGCCCGACTCTTACAAACCAACCCTTAGCTCTTATAAAAAGTTTGTGCATCCTGATGATGAAGAAAAAGTAACTAAAGAAGATATACATGCATTTAAAACTGGTTATTTTAATCTGATCCATCGAGTAATTACTAAAAAAGGAAATGTTAAATATGTCCATCAGATTGCCTCACAAATAAAAAAGGGGAAGGGAATTATTTTCAGAGGCACAATTCAAGATGTTACTCAACTTAAAGAAACTGAACAAGCCTTATCAATAGAAAAGAAGAGATTAGATATAATCATTTCTAGCAGCAACCTCGGCACTTATGACTGGGATAAGAAAAAAGGGCTATACTTCTACAATGAGTACTATGCCAATATCTTAGGTTATACTAAAGATGAACTTACAACTTTAAGATTAGAGGAATGGATACAATCCGTTCATCCTGATGACCTAGCTGAGATGCGGAATTACTTGATAGCCCGTCAAGGTCAAGCCGTTATCAAATATGAATTTGAGGTTCGCTTAAGACACAAACTTGGTCATTGGGTTTGGGTTTTAAATAACGGTCAAGTAGAGAACTTATCTGACAATTTAGTACCCTCTGAGCATTCTGGAATCATTATCGACATTTCAGAAAGAAAAATGGCTCAAATAGAGTTAGACAGAACTAAAGCTCTCTTGCAACAAACAAATGAAATTACCAAAACCGGTGGTTGGAGTTGGAATCTAAAGACTGGTAAAATCGATTGGACGCAGAATACCAGAAGTATTTGTGAAGTTGGAGAAAATTACCAACCTAATTACGAAGAAATTTTCAATTTTCTTTACGATAAAAGTAAAATCCCCTATTTAAAATCTAAAATTGAAGCAAGTTTTGAGCTTAGAGAAAAGTTTGAAATTGAAACGCAATTACTGTCAGGTAAAGGCAGGAAGTTTTGGGTCAAAATCATAGGCATTCCGGAAATACAACAAAATACACTTCATAGACTTTACGGAACCGTACAAAACATTGAGGAACAAAAGCATAATGAATTTCAGCTCAATGAAAAAACTAAACAGTACAATGAACTGGTAGAAAATATTCCCATCGGGGTTTATAAATTAAATAGAAAAGGAGAATTAAATTACATGAGTCCTCCTTTCAAAAACATTATTGGCATTGGTAATAGAGAAATTGACACTGATGAGTTTGCAACGGAAATTGTCCATCCTGATGATTTGGAATACTTCTTAAAAGCAAACAACGATGCACTCGAAAATTATCAATATTTTAATTTAGAATTCAGAATTATTGCAAAGGGTAAAACCAAATGGGTCAAAGCAACATCACAGCCCAATCAAGATTTGGAAGGAAATTGGTATTGGTTCGGTACACTTTCCGATATTACTTTTCGAAAAAGTACCGAAATAAAAATCCAAGAAAATGAAAAGCAGTTGCAAAATATCATCAGTTCGATGACAGAAGCATTGCTTTTCTACGATAAAGACGGAATTATTAGGTCGATGAATGATAGCGCAGCTCAAATCTTAGACCTTCAGAAATCTGATGTGGTGGGGAACAGCCTCAGCAAAACTATTATTAAATTATTAGATGAAAATGGAAATGAATTAAAGTCGGAAGGGCATCCGGTAGGGATCGCTTTGAAAGAAAAAAAGTCTTTTAATGATATTAGGGTTCAATTATTTAATATTCGAACAAAAAAAACAATTTGGATTGCTGCTAACATCAAAATAGTCGATGAGGTAGATACTTATTGGGCTTTGGTCACTTTTAATGATATCACAGACCGAGTTAAGTCAGAAAAGCAATTGCTTGAGGCTAAAAAACTGGCTGAATCTGCTAATAAAGCAAAATCTACCTTCTTGGCTAATATGAGTCATGAGATTAGAACTCCATTGAATGGCGTCATTGGTTTTTCAGATTTATTAAGAAACACCAACCTCAACAAATTACAGGCTGATTACACCAAGCATATTTATAATTCAGCTCATTCTCTATTGGGAATCATTAATGATATTTTGGATTTTTCAAAAATTGAGGCCGGCAAATTGAGCTTGCAGTATGAAGAAATCAACGGGTTGAAATTAGTTGAGTCCGCTGCCGCCTTTATCACTTATCAAAGCTCGCAGAAGAATATCGAATTAGTCATTGATTACCAAACTGAAGTGCCACACTTTTTTCAAGCCGATGAACTTAGACTAAGACAAATCCTAATTAATTTGTTGGGGAATGCTATTAAGTTTACTGAAAAAGGTACAATTTTATTAAGAGTTGGTATGAAGAACAAATCCAATCATTTGCGTTTTGAAGTAATTGATACAGGTATTGGCATCAATAAAGAACAGCAAAAGAACATCTTTAGTGCATTTGAACAAGCAGATGTATCCACTACGAGAAAATTTGGAGGATCTGGCTTGGGGCTTACTATTTCCAATAAATTATTAAAAATGATGGGCAGTAAGCTGAAATTGAAAAGTGAACCCAAGCAGGGAAGTAATTTCTTTTTTGACATTAGATTAACTGAAAAAGATGTTAGTAAAAAAAGGTGGACCGATAAAGTAGAATTCAAAAATATTCAAAAAGTTCTGTTGGTCGATGATAACTTATTTCTTAGTAAATCTTTAAGAGACTTTCTCCAAATGTTTGGTTTGGATGTCTTGGTCAAATCATCAGCAATTGAAGCGCATAAAACAATTGTACAAAAACAGAACTTAGATCTTCTAATCATTGATGAGGAAATGGATAATATCGATGGTATTGAGCTCCTAACAATGCTTAAAGAAAAGAAAATGATAGATACTACTCCAATAATCATTCTTCATAAACATATAGATAGCAAGATTTTTATTTCACAATATATTGATGATGACAACATCTACAAAGTACCCAAGCCGGTTGTTAATAGCGAATTAATAGAAGCTATCCAAAACATTGAAAAAGGTATAGAAGGGCCAGAAAGCCCTGAACCTAAGAGTATAGAAAAAAATATTCTAGAAGAAAGTATGCAGCTCAAGAAGATCCTTGTTGCGGAAGATAATGAAGTAAATAAGTTCCTGATAACTCGCATATTAGAGAACGTATTGCCACAAAGTGAATTAATTCATGCCGAAAATGGGGAAATTGCTGTAGATCGATATAAAAAAGATAAACCCGATTTAATCTTAATGGATATTCAAATGCCAGTTATGAGCGGAATAGAAGCAACAGAAATTATACGTGCTTACGAAAAGTCTGGAGAAAGGACCCCTATCATTGCCCTTTCGGCAGGGGTATTGAAGGAAGAAAAAGAAAATGCTTTAAAAGCTGGGATTGATGATTTTCTTGAAAAGCCTTTGATTCAAGAGGATTTAATTAATGCGTTGAAAAAATTGAAATTTGAGGGTAAAATAAATGAAATTAGGAAAATTGATGGTGAAAATAATATTCAAAAATTCAATAAAAATGACTTACTCAAAAGGTTAAATCACAATGAGGAGCATTATGTGAGTTTCATTAATTTAGCAGTACAAAATTTACAAACATTTGAAAGGCAAATTAATGAAACCATAGAAATTGAAAATATACTAGCTCTTCGGACTGTTTTGCATAAATTAAAAGGTACAGCCTTAGCAGCATGTTTCGAAAATCTGGCATTGCTGATTGACCAATTCGATAGACCTAGTTTTTATAATCAGCAGGTAACTCAATACATGAAGTCTAAAATTTTGCCTGAACTGAATAAGGTGATTGATATTTTAAATCATGAAGTAAATCAAGGTAAATAA
- a CDS encoding thioredoxin family protein: MIEKVTDINLEEMLKKHDKVVIKFYADWCGVCKAFAPQFRKMAEDANDGIKFLEVNAPDNPKSRLSAGVYSLPFFATYENGELKEKISSSDRNAVQALINNIQSTPELN; the protein is encoded by the coding sequence ATGATAGAAAAAGTAACTGATATTAATTTAGAGGAGATGTTAAAAAAGCATGACAAGGTGGTCATTAAGTTTTATGCAGACTGGTGTGGGGTATGCAAAGCATTTGCACCTCAGTTCAGGAAAATGGCCGAAGATGCAAATGATGGTATCAAATTTCTTGAGGTGAATGCTCCCGACAATCCAAAGTCAAGATTATCTGCTGGAGTGTACAGCCTACCTTTTTTTGCTACATATGAAAATGGTGAGTTAAAAGAAAAAATTTCCAGTTCAGATCGAAATGCAGTGCAGGCATTAATTAACAACATTCAATCGACTCCTGAATTAAACTAA
- a CDS encoding amidohydrolase family protein yields the protein MKILKYIKVFVLSVVSFAAIAQVPAPGEHQTEPIAIMNAYAHIGNGEVIENSVITFENGVITNVADATTVRLDLSGYQVINAEGMHVYPGLIASNTIIGLEEIAAVRATRDQDETGDFNPNVRALIAYNTDSEIIPTTRFNGVLYAQTTPRGGRISGSSSVMDLDAWNWEDAVLRNDEGIHLNWPSKLRYPRWWLGETEWKENEDYNQDYEEVKSFFKDAKSYNEMDAPETKNLKLEAMKGLFDGSKSLYIHTDRAKEIIQSIQFAMEMGVKKIVLVGGDESFYVKEFLKENEIPVILEETLRLPSRTVDPVDMPYQLPNLLHKAGIKVAIGQWGEVMQVRNLPFSVGTAAAYGLGKEEALKMVTLNPAEIMGVDDQIGSLEDGKIASIVVSKGDILDMDGNQPEFVFVEGRRVTLEAHQQRLYQKFKDKYGQE from the coding sequence ATGAAGATATTGAAATATATAAAAGTATTTGTACTGAGTGTAGTAAGCTTCGCGGCTATTGCTCAAGTACCTGCACCAGGAGAACATCAAACTGAGCCGATCGCTATTATGAATGCATATGCGCACATTGGTAACGGAGAAGTAATAGAAAATTCAGTCATCACATTCGAAAATGGAGTAATCACTAATGTAGCAGATGCTACTACGGTACGATTGGATTTATCTGGTTATCAGGTCATAAATGCAGAAGGTATGCATGTTTATCCAGGCTTGATCGCTAGTAATACTATTATAGGATTGGAGGAAATTGCGGCCGTTAGAGCTACTAGAGATCAAGATGAAACAGGAGATTTTAATCCTAATGTTAGAGCATTGATTGCATACAATACAGACTCTGAGATCATACCAACCACGCGATTTAATGGTGTTCTTTATGCGCAAACTACTCCACGTGGTGGGAGAATTTCTGGTAGTAGCTCAGTTATGGATTTGGATGCTTGGAACTGGGAAGATGCAGTTCTTCGTAACGATGAAGGTATACACTTAAATTGGCCCTCGAAATTAAGATATCCGAGATGGTGGTTAGGTGAAACGGAATGGAAAGAGAATGAAGACTATAATCAGGACTATGAGGAAGTGAAGTCCTTTTTTAAAGATGCAAAATCTTATAATGAAATGGATGCTCCAGAAACCAAAAACTTAAAGTTGGAAGCTATGAAAGGCTTGTTTGATGGTTCCAAAAGCCTTTATATTCATACTGATCGAGCTAAAGAAATTATTCAATCTATTCAGTTTGCCATGGAAATGGGGGTGAAGAAAATAGTTTTGGTAGGTGGAGATGAGTCTTTTTATGTTAAAGAATTCTTAAAAGAAAATGAGATTCCAGTAATTTTGGAAGAAACGCTTAGATTACCAAGCAGAACTGTTGACCCAGTGGATATGCCTTACCAATTACCAAATTTATTGCACAAGGCTGGCATAAAAGTAGCTATTGGACAATGGGGTGAAGTCATGCAAGTTAGAAATTTGCCATTTAGTGTAGGAACTGCAGCTGCATACGGCTTAGGAAAAGAAGAAGCTTTGAAAATGGTGACTTTGAATCCGGCAGAAATCATGGGGGTCGATGATCAGATAGGCAGTTTGGAAGATGGTAAAATTGCTTCTATTGTAGTTTCTAAGGGAGATATTTTAGATATGGATGGCAATCAACCTGAATTCGTCTTTGTTGAGGGCAGAAGAGTTACTTTGGAAGCTCATCAACAACGATTATACCAAAAATTTAAAGATAAATACGGTCAGGAATAG